The sequence AATCCTGTAATACCTGAAAAATATCATGCAATAGTTTTTTTTAGCCCAAGCGGAGTTCGTAGTTTTGCGAAAAATAATTCTTTAGAAAATTCAGCTCTTTTTTCAATAGGAGAAACTACTTCAAAAGAGTTAAGAAAACATACAGAATCAGAGATTTTTACAAGTAAAAAAAATACTTTATCAAACCTGTTGTCGGTTATAAAAGATGCTTTAAAGAATAACTAATTTTAAAGCAATCAACTCAAAACCAACAACTACCAACTAAAAGATATGATTAAAAACGACCTATATTTAAAAGCACTTCGTGGAGAAACTGTAGAAAGACCACCGGTTTGGATGATGAGACAGGCAGGAAGATACCTACCGGAATTCATTGCATTGCGTGACAAATACGACTTTTTCACAAGATGTCAGACTCCGGAATTGGCGTCTGAAATCACCGTTCAGCCCATCAGAAGATATCCTTTGGATGCTGCGATTTTATTTTCAGACATTTTGGTGGTTCCTCAGGCGATGGGAATTGATTTTAAAATGAAAGAAAACGTTGGTCCGTGGCTGGATAATCCTATCAGAACGATGGAAGATGTACAGAATGTAATCGTTCCGGATGTGAATGATACTTTAGGCTACGTTTTTGATGCGATCGAACTGACTTTAATCAAATTAGATAACGATATTCCATTGATTGGTTTTGCCGGATCGCCTTGGACACTTCTTTGCTATTGCGTGGAAGGAAAAGGAAGTAAAGCGTTTGATATTGCGAAATCTTTCTGTTTCCAGCAGCCGGAAGCTGCGCATTTGTTGCTTCAGAAAATCACAGATACTACGATTGCTTATTTGAAAAGAAAAGTAGAGAAAGGAGTTTCTGCAGTTCAGGTTTTCGATTCTTGGGGCGGAATGCTTTCTCCACAAGATTATCAGGAATTTTCTTGGCAGTACATCAGTCAGATTGTTGAAGCTTTGGCTCCTTTGACGCACGTTGTTGTTTTCGGAAAAGGATGTTGGTTTGCGTTGGAGGATATGACGATGTCGCCGGTTTCTGCTTTAGGCGTGGACTGGACGATTAAACCGGAATTGGCTAGAACATTGACAAATCATACAATGACTTTGCAAGGAAATTTTGATCCTGCGAGACTACACTCAACTCCGGAAACCATTAAGAAAATGGTGAATGAAATGATCAACCGTTTCGGAAAAGACCGATATATTGCCAACTTGGGTCATGGAATCCTACCTAATGTTCCTTTGGAAAATGCGGAAGCGTTTATCAGAGCAGTGGTAGATTGGAAGCCTAATAATTAATGTAAATCTCCCGCAAATCACACAGATTAACACAGATTTTATTTAGCAAAAACTATAAAAGCAAAATCCCTTTCAACGAAAAGCTGAAAGGGATTTTTTATGTCTAAATTAAATTTCTGAAAAATTACGCCAGCATTCTTTGTGCTTTTTTAACACCTTCCACCAACAAATCAATCTCCTGAAATGTATTATAAACTGCAAAACTTGCTCTCACCGTTCCTGCAATATTAAAGAAATCCATAATCGGTTGAGTACAGTGATGTCCGGTTCTTACGGCAACGCCCATTTTATCGAGAATCATTCCGACATCTGAAGAAATTCCCATTCCAATCAAATTAAATGAAACGACTCCCGTTCTGTTGGCATTTTCTCCATACACTTTTAGGCCTTCAATTTCGAGAAGATGTCTTTGAGCATATTCCAATAAAGCATTTTCGTGTTTTTGAATATTTTCGTGGCCTACTTTATTAATGAAATCAACGGCTGCACCTAAAGCAATATTTCCCCCGACATTAGGCGTTCCGGCTTCATATTTAAAAGGTAAACCTGCGTAGGTTGTCTGATCAAAAGAACAAACAGCAATCATCTCTCCTCCACCGTGAAATGGCGGTAAATCTTCCAAAATCGCTTGTTTTCCGTACAAAATACCGGTTCCCATCGGAGCATACATTTTATGACCCGAAAACACAAAGAAATCACAGTCTAAAGCCTGAACATCAATTTTAAAATGCGGTGCAGACTGAGCTCCGTCAATAACGATATATGCATCTGAATTGGCTCTTGTTTTCGCAATAATTTCTTCAATAGGATTAACGATTCCCAAAGCATTGGAAACCTGATTCACAGAGACAACCTTTGTTTTTTCACTTAAAAATTCATCTAAATAATCCAACTGCAGAATTCCGTTTTCGTCAATTGGAATGACACGAAGTTTCGCTCCGGTTCTTTCACACAACAATTGCCACGGAACGATATTCGAGTGATGTTCTAGGTAAGAAATAATAATCTCATCGTCTTTTTTAATTTTCCTGTTAGAATATAAGCGATGAGGTTAACCCCTTCTGTGGTTCCTTTAGTGAAAATGACTTCAAAATCATTTTTAGCATTGATGAATTTTTGGATTTTTCTTCTCGAAAGTTCCATTTCTTCGGTTGCCAACTGGCTCAAAGTATGAATTCCTCTGTGTACGTTAGCATTGATTTCTGTATAATATTGATTCCAAACTTCAAGAACTGAATTTGGCTTCTGTGATGTTGCTGCATTGTCTAAGTAAACCAATGGCTTACCATTCACCTGCTGGTTTAATATAGAAAACTGACTTCTTATTTCCTGAATGTCAAACATTTATTACAATTTTTATGATTAAACGTTCTTATTTAGAACACCTCAAATTTACAACATTTTATTCAAAAGTCTGTCAGATCAATAGAGTGATAGATTTCATCTAAAACAAAAAAACCTGCCAATAAATTGACAGGTCTTGTATTGTGATTAAGAAATTTCTTATTCAGCTGCTGCTTCTTCAGTTGCTGGAGCTTCTCCTTCAACTTCTTCATCGTCATCGTCTGCCATTGCACCACCTTTCGCTGCATTTCTAGACATTTTAACAGCTACAACAACTGCATTGTCTGGGTGTACGAAAGAGAATCCTTCAGCTTTAAGACCTCCTACATAAAGTTTGTTACCAATCTTCAATGCAGTAATATCTACAACTACCTCGTCTGGCAAGTTTGCAGGAATAGCTTTTACTTTCAACTTTCTGAAAGACTGACGTAAAACACCACCAGCTACAACACCCTTAGAACGACCTGTTAATCTTACAGGAACTTCCATTACTACTGGCTTATCGTCAGATAATCTGTAGAAGTCTGCGTGAATAATCTTGTCTGTAATTGGGTGGAACTGAATATCCTGAAGAACAGCAGGAATTACCTGTCCGTCAACTTCAATAGATACCGTGTGTGCTTCAGGAGTATACACTAAACCTTTGAACGCTTTCTCTAATGCAGAGAAGTTCAATGGCTCGCCACCTCCGTAAACAACACAAGGAACTAATTCAGCATCACGTAAAGCTTTTGTAGACTTTTTGCCCACGCTTTCTCTTTTTGTACCTTGAATTGTAATAGATTTCATTTATAAAAATTTAAAAATTGTTTTGTTTTTAATTTGCAAAAGACTAATTATCAACTAGATAACAAACTTACTGCTAATTGATTGATGCTCATGCACCATCTTCATAACATCAGCAAATAATGGGGCGCAAGATAGCACTTTTATTTTAGATGACAAATTAGTTTTTACAGGAATTGAGTCAGTTACAATCACTTCCAGCAATTGTGAGTTCTCAATATTCTCATAAGCCTTACCAGAAAGCACACCGTGAGTCGCCATTGCTCTTACAGATTTTGCACCTTTTTCCATCAAAATACCTGCAGCTTTACAAAGTGTTCCTGCGGTATCGATCATGTCATCGATAAGGATAACGTTTTTACCTTCCACATCCCCGATAAGGAACATTTCTTCGATTACATTTGCTTTTTTTCTCTCTTTGTAAGCAATTACAACGTCTGCACCTAAGTGACCTGCATAGTTTTTCGCTCTCTTTGCTCCACCCATATCCGGAGATGCAATGGTCAAATTATCAAGATTCATATCTCTGATGTAATCTACAAATATTGTAGAAGCATACAAATGATCAACAGGAATTTCAAAGAACCCTTGAATTTGGTCTGCATGCAGATCCATCGTCATGATTCTAGTTGCTCCGGCAGCAGTTAAAAGGTTTGCTACCAATTTTGCTCCGATAGGTGCTCTTGGCTTGTCTTTTCTGTCTTGTCTTGCCAACCCGAAATATGGAAGTACCACAGTAATACTTTTAGCAGAAGCTCTTTTTGATGCATCAATCATTAGAAGAAGCTCTAAAAGATTGTCTGCCGGTGGAAATGTAGAAGCAATTAGGAAAACCCTTCCTCCTCTTACAGATTCGTCTAGCACAGGTTCAAATTCACCATCGCTGAACTCCTGGATGATGATTTTCCCTAATTCTTTCCCATAGTGATGGGCAATTTTTTCTGCTAGCTCCTTACTAGTTCTTGTCGAAAATAGATAACTTTGTTGCTCGGCCATTTTTACTTTTTAAAAGATTTTGCAAATTTAAAAAAAACCACAAGAATCAATCCTGTGGTTTCGTTTTTTATTTTAATTAAAATTTAAGGGAATGTAACTCCCGAATATTTATTAGGATCTACTTGTGGTAAAGTTGATTTATACTTCCCGTTGATAGATTTTATAAATTCATTGGCGACAATAGCATAACCTCTACCTGTAAGATGTACACCATCAAGAGAGAATGCTCCTCCCGTTACAAATGTTGCTGTATATTTCACACCATTCCAAGAAATTCCTGATTTGGAATTCAATTCAGACATTTTTGCATTCATATCAACAAAAGCAAGACCATAAGAATCTGCCATTGCCTTAATTGAAGTATTGTAAGCTTTAACGGCTGTACCAATATTATTTACTTCATCTGTTGTTAAAGAATACTGATCTCCGATTGGGAAACTCGCACCATAAATAAACACTGAACTAGGTGTTGCCGGTTGATTAGTCGTCGCATCTAAACCTAATAAAGTACTAGATGTTAGAAGCATTAATTCTCCCGGTTTTGCCTGACGTGCTCTTCCGAAAGCATTTCCTATAAATGCAGCCTGAGCAGCAGGAACACCTCCTGCAGTTAATGCACCCGTAAGCTGAGCTGAAAGGTTTGCTAATTTATTATCAATAATAAGAACAGGATTATTTCCTGCTACAACAGGGTTAATTCTATCTCCTTGCCCGAATGCTGTAAGAGCAGCCTTCAAAGGTCCATAAAGCTGTGTATTTAAAGCCTGAGCTTTTGCAGCGTCTAAAGGAATTGCATTATAAGGTACTCTTGTAAAAAACGGAATATTGGTAACATCCGGAATATTCCCAATAATTCCTTTTGTAGACCCTACACTTTTTAAACCATCCAGAACAGCCTTTATAGAACCCGCCACAACATTAGCATCTGAAATATCATTTGATTTATAAGTCGCAGGATTAGTATTTCCAGTTTGAACTGTTGCAGCCGTATAAGTAGTTACACCTCCGGTGGTTTGTGAATTGGTTCCTCCGTTTGTTGCATAAGATAGTACGTCGTTATTTCCTATCCAAAGAGAGAAGAATGTTGGCTTTTGTACCATCGCATCTGCCAAAACACTTGTTGTTGCAGAAGAAGCAAATCGTACAAAATACGGATTTGCCGTTCCTGTTGCCAAACCAGCGAGACTACCATAATTTGGAGCTACTAAATGAAAAGATTTTGCACCAGGAACACCCAGATTATTATAAGGTCTTCCAGCCGACACATTATCCAAAGCTGCAGCAGCAGGAGAAGCACTTGGAGCCAACGCTCCGTTAGTCATTTTCAAAACAAGCTTTCCGGGAAAACCAGGTAAATTTGTAAAACCTCCAACATTATTTGGCATCATCGGTTGTTTAAACCCACCACCGCCTGCAAGTTTCATCTGCATAGCAATCATGCTCGGATAAGATTCATTTTGTCCATCACTATAAAGCGTTCCGTCTCTATATCCTGAAGTTAATGAGTTTCCTAACGAAACATAGTTTGAGAAATCTGCTTCACCTTTAGTGACAACGATATCTTGTACGTCTGTATCAAAATCTGTTTCGCAACTTGTTGTAAGGAAAAGCGCAGAAACAGCAAGTGTAGATATTATTATTTTTTTCATATTAATTCAATTAAAAAGGGTTGTAAGATAAACCTAGACCAAAATAGAATGCTTTTGCCTTCGCCTGACCATAGAAACCAAGATAATCATTTTTCACGTCTCTGCTCTGTGGCATTACATATCCACCGGCAACATCAACTCCGAATTGTTTAAATTTAAATCCTAAACCACCCGTAAGTACAAAAGAATCGAAAGAAGGTGTCTCAGGGATAAAGTTTTTATCCTCATAAGGAGATTCGTCATAGTAAGCACCTAAACGCCCAAAGACCATATTGCTGAACATATATTGTGTTCCTAATCTAAAAGTTTTAGAATTCTTAAAGTTTTTAGGAGCAACAAGCACTGTTGGATCTGCCTGATTTCCGATTGGTGCATTTGCAAAATCTAATGTCAGCTTGCTGTATCTAGACCATCCGTGGTAATTAAAATCTGCAGAGACTAACCATTTAGGAGTCACTTTATAGGTCATACCGATTGTATACTCATCTACCAAAGGTAATGTAGCAGTAAAACCATCTTGTCCGGCACCGTTTAATCCTAATAAAGTATTCACAGTATTTTGTGCAGGAACGGTAAATGTTGCAGTTCCTTTTTAGCTTTCATATCAACTGGTGAGCGATAAGCAATACTCATGTCAAATTTTGGGTCGGGTCTGAAATAAAAACCAAAACCATAACCATGTCCGCTTGCTTTCTCATCATTAATATTTACTGTACCACCAAACTGTGTAACAGCTTTATCCCAATTTACTTGTCCTCTAGCATAGATATAACTTGCACCAAAAGACAACCAATCTGCCATCTTTACAGAAACCATTGGCTGAAAATAGAAACTTTTCAACTCAAGTTTTTGCACCATCTCTCTACCTTCCCAATCGTAAGGATATTGAATTGTACTCCCAAAAGGTGTAGAAAAACTGAAACCAATAGATAATTTGTCGATTGGCTTGTACGCAATCGCAGCATAAATTGGTGTACCCATTGGGTTATCTGTTTCTGTACTCTGTAAAGTATTTAAATTTTGAAAAGTAACTTTATTACTCGCTCCAAAGCCTCCGGCAACGATACTCAGTTTCGAAGGAATGAATGACATACCTGCAGGGTTAAAGAATGCAACACTCGCATCTTCAGCATGAGCACTGGTGTGCGCCATTGCCAATTGCTTTACCCCTTGCAAAGAAACTCTGAAGCCCCCCGCATAAGATAGAACCCCAGCCAACAAAGCAGTTGATACTAATATTTTTTTCATAGACATTTATTATATATTCCAAATATAAAATTATTTTGACTACGCTTGTTAAATAATCTTAATTTTTTAAACAAAGTCACAAAAGAAAACTATGTTTGAAATAACACTTTGCGTAAATCACCCGCTAAGTAACTACCTTTAAAGACATTACAAAACAAACAGTCATATATTATTCACAATGTTTAAGTTTAAACATTTTACAAAATAAAGATTTACTATTTTTGGAATTGTGTAAAGATAAAAATCAATAAATTTGCAAGATTAAATAAATTATAATATATGAGTTGTGGATGCAAAACATCCGGCGATTCTGCACATTCTTGCGGAACGAAATCCGCGAATGGCTGTGAAAGTGTAAATACCTGTGGTAATAGTTATAAATTAAGTGTTTTCGATTGGTTATCTAACGTACAAAACCCGGTGTCTAACCGATTTGATTTTGTGGAAGTTAGGTTTAAAAATGACAGAAAATCGTTTTATAAAAATGTAAACAATATCCCTTTACATATAGGTAGCGTAGTAACAGTAGAATCTAGCCCCGGACACGATGTAGGAGTGGTAAGTCTCTCAGGAGAATTGGTAAAAATTCAGATGAAAAAGAAAAGATTTTCAACTGAAGACCCTCTTAAAATATACAGATTGGCTAACCAAAAAGACATCGAAGTCTGGCAGGAAGCAAGAAAAAAAGAAGAAACCGTAAAGGTAGACGCAAGAAAAATATCTCACAGATTAGGTCTTGAAATGAAGATCACAGATGTGGAATATCAAGGTGATGCCTCAAAAGTCACATTTTATTACACAGCAGATAACCGCGTAGATTTTAGAATGTTAATTAAGGAGTTCGCAGGAACCTTTAGAACCAAAATCGATATGAAACAGATCGGTTTCAGACAGGAAGCTGCAAAAATTGGAGGAATTGGTTCATGTGGAAGAGAATTGTGTTGTTCTACTTGGTTAACAGATTTCAGATCAGTAAACACCAACGTAGCGAGATATCAGCAATTAAGCATCAATCCTCAGAAATTAGCAGGACAGTGCGGAAAACTGAAATGTTGTTTGAATTATGAGCTTGATAGTTACTTGGATGCATTAAGTCACTTTCCATCCTCATCAACAATGTTGGACACAGAAAAAGGAAGAGCTTTTTGTATAAAAATCGACGTTTTCAAAAAGAAAATGTGGTTTGCTTACGTTGATAGCTCAATGGCTTGGTACGATTTCGATATCGATTTAGTTAAAAAACTGATTGCACAAAATAAAAAAGGCGAAAGAATACTTCCGCTTGAAGAATTAAAAGTGCCAGATATTGCTTTACCAAGTGTAGATCTTATTCAGGAGAACAGTGTTGACAGATTTGAGAAGAAAAACAGAGGAGGTTTCAACAAAAACAGAAATCCTAATCAGAATCAAAACCCAAATCAGAGCAGACCAAACAATCAGGGACCGAGAAAAGACCGCCCGGAAAGGACTGACAGAAATGACAGACCTCAAAAAACGGATCGTCCTACAGCTGAAAGACCTGTAAATTCTGAAAGACCAAAAAATACAAACCCGAACGCTAAACCGAATCCGAACCAGAACCCAAATCAAAGACCGCCAAAGCAACAACAGCCACAGCAGCCAAAGGTTCAGGTAGAAAAAGCAGAGGCTAATGTAAATGCAGAGCAAAAACCACAGCAACCTCCAAAAAAGAAATTTAAAAAGAAATTTCCGCCCAAAAAAGATAACAATGCATAGAGTTTTAGGGTTATAATGCTTATTTTTTTAGTAGGATGCAACGCTTCAGGCGAAGATGTCATCATGAATCCTATTGATAATAAATGGAGTAAAAAAGCCGAACAGAAATTTAAACTTGAAATTACGGATCCTCAAAATCCTAAAAATATTATATTTGTTGTAAGGAATAATAATGATTATCCTTACAGCAATATTAGATTTATTGTTAATTTTAAAAACCCAAAAAGCAAAATCGCTCAGGTTGACACCTTAAATTATATTTTGGCAAAACCAAATGGCGAGTGGCTAGGAACGGGATTTGGAGAAACAAAGGAAACTTTATTTCAGTACAAAACAAATTATAAATTCCCTGAAAAAGGAACGTATGAAATTGGCGTTGCGCAGGCAATGCGAAACGATGCACTTCCGGGAATTGAAGACTTAGGTATAAAAGTAGAAACGGCTAAACCGTAATTATACATGGAAGAAAACAAACAAAATACAGGAAACAGAGGGAAAACGTTCCCGCTTCCTCCTAAAAAGAATGCTAAAAGTACTGCTTGGAAAAGATGGGTCAAATTCATTTGGGTTAGCTTTATTGCAGTAGTTTTAGGAATTTCAGGACTTTTCTTTGCGGTATCCCAAGGTTTTCTTGGTGAAATGCCTGATGTAAAAGAGCTTGAAAATCCTGACATCTATGTTGCGTCACAGATTTTTTCTGCAGACGGAGTGCTTTTAGGTAAATTTGAAAAAGAAAAAACTCAACCGGTTACTTATCAGGAACTTCCGCCGCATCTTATTTACGCGCTGCAGGCTAAAGAAGATGAGCGTTTTAAAGAACATTCAGGTATTGACTTAAAATCTATTTTGAGAGCTGTAAGATTTGGAGGTGACAGAGGTGGAGGCTCAACGATTACCCAACAGTTAGCAAAACTTCTTTTCACAAAAGAACCATCTAAAAATCCTGTAAAAAGAGCCATTCAAAAGCTTAAAGAATGGGTTGTTGCGGTAAGTTTGGAGAAAAGATACACCAAAGAAGAAATTATCACTCTTTACTTTAATAAATTTGACTTCACTTACAATGCCAATGGTATTGAAATGGCTTCAAAAATTTACTTTAATAAGTCTGCAAAACAACTCACATTACCCGAAGCTGCGGTTTTCGTATCAATGCTGGAAGCTCCGATTGCAAACAATCCTTTGAGAAATCCGGATAGAGCAAAAAGAAGAAGAGACGTTGTACTTTCTCAAATGCTTGAAACAGGTTACGTTGACCAAGCAACCTATGACAAAGCAATCGCAACTCCGATAAATACAGATTATACTCCGATTAAAAACATCAATGATAATCATTCGGCTTACTTTAAGTTTTATTTAAAGAAAGAAATTGATAAATATCTTGAAGATTACGAGAAAGCAAAGGGTAAAAAACTGAATCTTTACAAAGACGGTTTGAAAATTTACGTGACGCTCGATTCTAAAATGCAAAAATATGCAGAGGAATCAATCAAAGAACACTTGACTGACCTTCAGAAAAGATTTGATGCAGAGCAGAGAGGAAGAAAAAACAGACCTTTCTATTACTTAAATGACAAACAGGCGAATGCAGTAATGATGCAGGCTGTAAAAAGAACGGGTCGCTATAAGCAACTTGCAAGAGCTGGAGTATCTGAGGATTCTATTATGATGGAATTCCAAAAGCCTATAAAAACTTCGCGTTTTACTTGGGCGGGAGAAGAAGAAGTAGAAATGTCACCTTGGGATTCTATCAGATATCATAAGCAAATTGCACAGGCAGGTTTGATGTCAATGGTTCCAGGAACCGGAGAAATCAAAGCTTGGGTAGGTGGTATCGATTGGCAACATTTTCAGTATGATCACATCAAACAAGGAAAAAGACAAGTAGGATCTACGTTTAAACCTTTCGTTTACGCTACGGCAATTATGAAATTAGGTTTGACCCCTTGTTCTACGATTTCAAATGCTCCATACAGTCATAACGGCTGGAACGTTGGCGGAGGTCGTGGCGGAATGATTACTTTAAAAGATGCATTAGCCCATTCTCAAAACCCCGTGGCAGCACGTTTGATTGAAATGACGGGTGCTGATGCCGTAATTCAAACTGCTAGAGACTTGGGTGTTACGGAAGAAATCCCAAGAAACAATACGATTGCGTTAGGTTCTTCTGATATTACCATTTACGAAATGTTAGGAGCGTACAGTACTTTCGCAAATTACGGAAACTACAATAAGCCAGAGATGATCTGGAGAATTGAAGATGCCAACAACAGAGTAATTAAAGAAATCAATTCTGAACCAAAAGAAGTGATGAATCCTAACTACGCTTACACCATGATTGAATTGATGAAGGGTGTTGCTCAATATGGAACTGCCTCTGGGGAGCTTAGCAGACGAGGAATTTCTAAAGATGTGGAAATAGCAGGTAAAACTGGTACTACACAAAACAACTCTGATGGTTGGTTTATGGGAATTACTCCGAAATTAGCAACCGGAGCCTGGGTAGGCTGGGAAGACAGAGCAACCCACTTCTGGGGAACCGGTGAAGGTCAGGGGGCAAAAATGGCTTTACCAATTTGGGCGATTTTCATGAAAAAAGTCTGGGCAGACAAATCGCTTAAGATTTCTCAGGAAGATAAATTTGTAAAACCTAGCGAATGGAAAGATGGGTGTAGCAATCTTCAGGGACTGAGCGGTGGTTATGGTGATGATGGTGGATTGCAAACCATTGATCAAATTAAGAATCCAAAACAGGCAGATCCTACACCGAAAAACAATTCAGGTAAAAAAGAGGATAATGTCAATGAAAATCTCAATACCGGCGAAGATATAGATTTTAATAAGTAAAATTTTTAATAATTATCATAAGACCTTTCAATCACTGAAAGGTCTTTTTTTGGCCTTGTTTTCATAAATTTGAACCATGAATCTTCAAAATATCAAACAACCATTTCTTGAAATTTTTCCAGGTGATTTTTCCAAAAATCCAATCCAGAGAAATACGCCTAAAGTTTTGTTTTCTACCATCAATCCTGTAGGATTTGATGAACCTAAATTGATTATTTTTAACGAA comes from Chryseobacterium sp. 3008163 and encodes:
- the hemE gene encoding uroporphyrinogen decarboxylase, whose protein sequence is MIKNDLYLKALRGETVERPPVWMMRQAGRYLPEFIALRDKYDFFTRCQTPELASEITVQPIRRYPLDAAILFSDILVVPQAMGIDFKMKENVGPWLDNPIRTMEDVQNVIVPDVNDTLGYVFDAIELTLIKLDNDIPLIGFAGSPWTLLCYCVEGKGSKAFDIAKSFCFQQPEAAHLLLQKITDTTIAYLKRKVEKGVSAVQVFDSWGGMLSPQDYQEFSWQYISQIVEALAPLTHVVVFGKGCWFALEDMTMSPVSALGVDWTIKPELARTLTNHTMTLQGNFDPARLHSTPETIKKMVNEMINRFGKDRYIANLGHGILPNVPLENAEAFIRAVVDWKPNN
- a CDS encoding 50S ribosomal protein L25/general stress protein Ctc; the encoded protein is MKSITIQGTKRESVGKKSTKALRDAELVPCVVYGGGEPLNFSALEKAFKGLVYTPEAHTVSIEVDGQVIPAVLQDIQFHPITDKIIHADFYRLSDDKPVVMEVPVRLTGRSKGVVAGGVLRQSFRKLKVKAIPANLPDEVVVDITALKIGNKLYVGGLKAEGFSFVHPDNAVVVAVKMSRNAAKGGAMADDDDEEVEGEAPATEEAAAE
- a CDS encoding ribose-phosphate pyrophosphokinase, whose amino-acid sequence is MAEQQSYLFSTRTSKELAEKIAHHYGKELGKIIIQEFSDGEFEPVLDESVRGGRVFLIASTFPPADNLLELLLMIDASKRASAKSITVVLPYFGLARQDRKDKPRAPIGAKLVANLLTAAGATRIMTMDLHADQIQGFFEIPVDHLYASTIFVDYIRDMNLDNLTIASPDMGGAKRAKNYAGHLGADVVIAYKERKKANVIEEMFLIGDVEGKNVILIDDMIDTAGTLCKAAGILMEKGAKSVRAMATHGVLSGKAYENIENSQLLEVIVTDSIPVKTNLSSKIKVLSCAPLFADVMKMVHEHQSISSKFVI
- a CDS encoding SGNH/GDSL hydrolase family protein; this translates as MKKIIISTLAVSALFLTTSCETDFDTDVQDIVVTKGEADFSNYVSLGNSLTSGYRDGTLYSDGQNESYPSMIAMQMKLAGGGGFKQPMMPNNVGGFTNLPGFPGKLVLKMTNGALAPSASPAAAALDNVSAGRPYNNLGVPGAKSFHLVAPNYGSLAGLATGTANPYFVRFASSATTSVLADAMVQKPTFFSLWIGNNDVLSYATNGGTNSQTTGGVTTYTAATVQTGNTNPATYKSNDISDANVVAGSIKAVLDGLKSVGSTKGIIGNIPDVTNIPFFTRVPYNAIPLDAAKAQALNTQLYGPLKAALTAFGQGDRINPVVAGNNPVLIIDNKLANLSAQLTGALTAGGVPAAQAAFIGNAFGRARQAKPGELMLLTSSTLLGLDATTNQPATPSSVFIYGASFPIGDQYSLTTDEVNNIGTAVKAYNTSIKAMADSYGLAFVDMNAKMSELNSKSGISWNGVKYTATFVTGGAFSLDGVHLTGRGYAIVANEFIKSINGKYKSTLPQVDPNKYSGVTFP
- a CDS encoding stage 0 sporulation family protein; this translates as MSCGCKTSGDSAHSCGTKSANGCESVNTCGNSYKLSVFDWLSNVQNPVSNRFDFVEVRFKNDRKSFYKNVNNIPLHIGSVVTVESSPGHDVGVVSLSGELVKIQMKKKRFSTEDPLKIYRLANQKDIEVWQEARKKEETVKVDARKISHRLGLEMKITDVEYQGDASKVTFYYTADNRVDFRMLIKEFAGTFRTKIDMKQIGFRQEAAKIGGIGSCGRELCCSTWLTDFRSVNTNVARYQQLSINPQKLAGQCGKLKCCLNYELDSYLDALSHFPSSSTMLDTEKGRAFCIKIDVFKKKMWFAYVDSSMAWYDFDIDLVKKLIAQNKKGERILPLEELKVPDIALPSVDLIQENSVDRFEKKNRGGFNKNRNPNQNQNPNQSRPNNQGPRKDRPERTDRNDRPQKTDRPTAERPVNSERPKNTNPNAKPNPNQNPNQRPPKQQQPQQPKVQVEKAEANVNAEQKPQQPPKKKFKKKFPPKKDNNA
- a CDS encoding gliding motility lipoprotein GldH, coding for MLIFLVGCNASGEDVIMNPIDNKWSKKAEQKFKLEITDPQNPKNIIFVVRNNNDYPYSNIRFIVNFKNPKSKIAQVDTLNYILAKPNGEWLGTGFGETKETLFQYKTNYKFPEKGTYEIGVAQAMRNDALPGIEDLGIKVETAKP
- a CDS encoding penicillin-binding protein 1A, which translates into the protein MEENKQNTGNRGKTFPLPPKKNAKSTAWKRWVKFIWVSFIAVVLGISGLFFAVSQGFLGEMPDVKELENPDIYVASQIFSADGVLLGKFEKEKTQPVTYQELPPHLIYALQAKEDERFKEHSGIDLKSILRAVRFGGDRGGGSTITQQLAKLLFTKEPSKNPVKRAIQKLKEWVVAVSLEKRYTKEEIITLYFNKFDFTYNANGIEMASKIYFNKSAKQLTLPEAAVFVSMLEAPIANNPLRNPDRAKRRRDVVLSQMLETGYVDQATYDKAIATPINTDYTPIKNINDNHSAYFKFYLKKEIDKYLEDYEKAKGKKLNLYKDGLKIYVTLDSKMQKYAEESIKEHLTDLQKRFDAEQRGRKNRPFYYLNDKQANAVMMQAVKRTGRYKQLARAGVSEDSIMMEFQKPIKTSRFTWAGEEEVEMSPWDSIRYHKQIAQAGLMSMVPGTGEIKAWVGGIDWQHFQYDHIKQGKRQVGSTFKPFVYATAIMKLGLTPCSTISNAPYSHNGWNVGGGRGGMITLKDALAHSQNPVAARLIEMTGADAVIQTARDLGVTEEIPRNNTIALGSSDITIYEMLGAYSTFANYGNYNKPEMIWRIEDANNRVIKEINSEPKEVMNPNYAYTMIELMKGVAQYGTASGELSRRGISKDVEIAGKTGTTQNNSDGWFMGITPKLATGAWVGWEDRATHFWGTGEGQGAKMALPIWAIFMKKVWADKSLKISQEDKFVKPSEWKDGCSNLQGLSGGYGDDGGLQTIDQIKNPKQADPTPKNNSGKKEDNVNENLNTGEDIDFNK